TACGTTACAGCAAGTATTCGGTATGGCGGAAGGATTAGTGAACTATACAAGATTAGACGATCCGGAAGAAATTATTATTCATACACAAGGTAGACCAATGTCTGCACTCGATGAAGTACGAGTTGTTGATGAAAATGACAACGATGTACAACCTGGCGAAGTAGGTAGTTTATTAACAAGAGGTCCATATACAATTCGTGGTTACTATAAAGCTGAAGAGCATAATGCACGATCATTTACAAAGGATGGGTTTTATCGCACAGGTGATCTTGTAAAAGTAAATGAACAAGGATACATCATTGTAGAAGGAAGAGATAAAGATCAAATTAACCGTGGTGGTGAGAAAGTTGCTGCGGAAGAAGTTGAAAATCATTTATTAGCACACGATGCGGTTCATGACGTAGCAATTGTATCTATGCCTGACGATTATTTAGGTGAACGCACCTGTGCTTTTGTTATAGCTCGCGAACAAGTTCCGGCAGTAAGTGAATTAAAAATGTTTTTAAGAGAACGTGGTATCGCGGCTTATAAAATTCCAGATCGAATTGAATTTATTGAATCATTCCCGCAAACAGGAGTCGGAAAAGTCAGCAAAAAAGAACTACGTAAAGTCATTGCTGAAAAACTAATTATAGTAAAACAATAATAAAAACCGGAAGGAAGTGATTAGATGGCTATCCCATCTATTTCAGTATATAAAATGCCAATTGAATCAGAACTACCAAAAAATAAAGTGAATTGGACACCAGATCCAAAACGTGCAGTACTTTTAATTCATGACATGCAAGAATATTTTCTTGATGCATATAGCGATAAAGAATCACCAAAAGTAGAACTTATTTCAAATATTAAAATGATAAGAGAAAAATGTAAGGAACTTGGTATACCAGTTGTTTATACAGCACAACCTGGTGGGCAAACGTTAGAACAACGAGGTTTATTACAAGACTTTTGGGGTGACGGTATTCCTGCTGGACCAGATAAAAAGAAAATTGTTGATGAACTTACTCCTGATGAAGATGATATATTCCTAACAAAATGGAGATATAGTGCATTTAAAAAGACAAATCTATTAGAAATTTTAAATGAACAAGGAAGAGATCAACTCATTATTTGCGGTATTTATGCGCATATTGGCTGTCTTTTAACAGCTTGTGAAGCATTTATGGATGGTATAGAGCCGTTCTTTGTAGCAGATGCAGTTGCTGATTTTTCACTAGAGCATCATAAACAAGCATTGGAGTATGCATCTAATAGATGTGCAGTAACGACATCAACAAACCTACTGTTAAAAGCTTTACAAAGTGTAAAAGGTGATGAGAGTGAAGGAATCACTATACAGGAAGTGCATGAACTAGTTGCACAACTACTTCGTGAGCCAGTAGAGAGTATTGATATTGATGAGGACTTATTAAATAGAGGGCTTGATTCGGTCAGAATTATGAGTTTAGTAGAGAAATGGCGTCGTGAAGGGAAAGAAATCACTTTTGCAGATTTAGCAGAACGTCCAACTGTTGCAGGTTGGTACAGTTTACTATCTTCACAAACAGCACAGGTGCTGTAACAAATAGACTACATAATAAAGGGGTAGTAAAGAATGCCTAACAGTCAAAAGATTCGTCATTCGTTATCATCTGCGCAGTCTGGTATGTGGTTTGCGCAACAATTAGATCCGCTTAATCCGATATATAATACTGGGGAATATGTAGAAATAAATGGAAATATTCATCGAGACATTTTTGAATTAGCTGTACGTAAAGTTGTAATGGAAGCAGAGGCAATTCACGTTCGCTTCGAAGAGGATGAAATTGGCCCATGGCAAGTTGTTGAAGAATCACAGTTTCATATGCATTTTATTGACGTTCGTAAAGAAGAAAACCCTGAAGAAGCTGCTAAAGTATGGATGAAAAATGATTTATCTATACCAGTCAATTTGAAAAAAGATATATTATTTACTGAAGCACTTATTCAAGTTGAAAATAATCGTTTCTTTTGGTATCAGCGCATCCATCACATTGTGATGGATGGCTATGGATTTTCACTTCTTAGCCAAAAGGTAGCGAATGAGTATACATCACTTATAGAAGAAACAAACAAGAGTCAAAAGCCATTTGGTTCTCTTGCGAAAGTCGTGCAAGAAGATATTGAGTATCGTGAGTCAAAACAATTTCAGGAAAATCGTACTTTTTGGTTAGAAAAGTTTGCAGATGCCCCAGAAGTTGTAAGTTTGGCAGAACGAGCACCGAGAACATCAAATGGATTTTCACGAGAAACAGCTTATTTATCTAGTTCTAGCACGAAAACTTTACTAGAAGATATCAATATTTCGTTAACAAGTTGGCCGGAATTCATTGTCGCTGTAACAAGTATTTATATGCATAAATTAACAGGTGAAAATGATATTGTTTTAGGTTTACCGATGATGGGACGTCTAGGTTCTGTATCTATTCATACACCAAGTATGGTAATGAATTTAGTTCCACTTCGTATTACAGTAACTCCAAATATAACTCTTGCGGAATTATTGCAGCAAGTTTCTAAAGAAATTCGAGATGTACGTCACCATCATAAATACCGTCATGAGGAATTAAGAAGAGACTTAAAGTTACTAGGTGAAAATCAAAGGTTGTTTGGACCGTTAGTGAATGTTATGCCTTTTGATTACGGGCTTAATTTTGCTGGAAATCGTGGTATTACACATAACTTATCAGCAGGACCTGTAGATGATTTATCGATAAATGTATATAAACGTTTTGATCAAAATGAGCTAATGATTCATTTTGATGCGAATCCCGAAGTATATAATGGCGCAGAGCTAGCATTGCATAAAGAAAGATTTATGAATCTATTTGAATTAGTAATAAATAATTATGAGAAAAACGAGTCGATTGGAAAAATAAACATTACTCTGCCTGAAGAAAATCATAAAGTTTTATTGGAATGGAATGAAACGAAGGAAGATGATGAGTTAATTAGTCTACCTATATCATTTGAAAAACAAGTGCAAAAAAATCCCAATAAACTAGCGATTACTTGTGACGGTGTAAACCTTACGTATAAAGAGCTAAATGAACGAGCGAATGAACTAGCACATTATTTAGTAGAAGAAGGAATACGACCAAATCAGTTTGTAGCTTTAGTATTCCCTAGATCAATAGAAATGGTAGTTAGTATGCTAGCAGTCGTAAAGGCTGGTGCAGCGTATTTACCAATAGATCCAGAATACCCAGCAGAAAGAGTTAATTATATAGTAAATGATGCAAAACCAGTTTGTATCATAACACATTCATCTGTTTCATCTAAGTTAGTTATAGAAAATGATATGAAAAAAATTGTATTAGATGATGAAGAAACGAAAATAGCGTTACATACATATTCTCGTATGAATATAGCATGTAAGAATGATGTATCACTTTTAAACCCAGCCTATACAATATATACTTCAGGCTCAACAGGAAACCCAAAAGGTGTAATTGTTCCTATGAGAGGTTTAAGTAACTTTTTAATGGCTATGCAACAAAAGTTTTCATTAAATGAAAATGATCATTTATTAGCAGTTACAACGTTTGCGTTTGATATTTCTGCTCTAGAAATTTATTTACCTCTTATTAGTGGTGCAAGTTTAACAATTGCGCAAAAAGAAGACATACAAGAGCCATCAGCATTAACGACACTTTTACAAGAAGAAAGAGTGACCATTATGCAGGCTACACCGACGCTTTGGCAGGCGTTAGTAACTGATTATCCAGAAAAGCTACAAGGGCTAAACATACTAGTTGGTGGTGAAGCTCTTCCAGCGCATTTAGCAAATAAATTAAAAGAATTAGGTTGCTCAATAACTAATTTATATGGACCAACTGAAACGACGATTTGGTCTACTTTCATGAACATTGATGAAGGTGAAAAGGGTATACCTCCTATCGGAAAGCCAATTTGCAACACAGAAGTGTATGTATTGGATGCAGGGTTACAACCAGTTCCACCTGGAGTTATTGGGGAATTATATATTGCAGGGGAAGGACTTGCAAGCGGATATTTAGGAAAACCTGAGTTAACAGCTGAACGGTTTGTTGCAAATCCTTATGGAGAATCAGGGAAGCGCATGTACCGTACAGGAGATCTTGTGAAATGGCGTAGTGATGGTGCGTTAGAGTACATTAGTCGCGCAGATCATCAAATTAAAATTCGTGGATTCCGAATTGAATTAGCTGAAATTGAAACGGTATTACAACGACATGAAAATATTCAACAAGCGGTAGTAATGGTACGAGAAGATCGTCCAAATGATAAACGCATCATTGCGTATATCGTTGCAGAAGAAAAGGAACCGATTAATCTTTCAGAAATTCGTTCTTATGTTTCAGAAAGTTTAGCGAATTATATGATACCATCGGCATTTGTTGTGCTAGAAGAATTACCATTAACGCCAAATGGTAAGGTTGACAGAAAGAAATTACCTGCTCCTGATTTTAATGGAATGAACAATGAGAGGGTTGCTAGAAATCCGAAAGAAGAAATATTATGTGATTTATTTGCAGAAGTACTTGGTGTTTCTCGAATTAGCATTGATGATAATTTCTTTGAAATGGGTGGACATTCACTTCTCGCATCTCGTTTAATGGCAAGAATTCGTGAAACGTTAAGTGTGGAATTAGGAATTGGGAAACTATTTGAATCACCAACTGTTGCCGAACTGGCGCAACAATTAAACCATGCAAAAAGTGCAAGACCAGCTATTCAGAAAGCAAGTAGGTCAAATGAAATTCCACTTTCATTTGCACAGCGCAGGTTATGGTTCTTAAATTGTTTAGAAGGTCCAAGTCCTACTTATAATATTCCGCTAGTCATTCGTATGAATGGAATATTGAATCGGGAAGCATTACAAGGTGCTTTTTATGATGTAGTTGAGAAACATGAAACACTTAGAACAATTTTCCCTAACGTATTAGGTAGTTCCTATCAGAAAATTTTAGATATGGAAAACTTAAATCTAGAAATGGTAATAACTAATACATGTAAAGATGAATTAGAAAGTGTACTTTCAGAGGCGGTAAGATATAGCTTTAACCTCGATTTTGAGCCGGCAGTTCGTTTGCAACTTTTTACAATGAGTGAAAACGAACATGTATTATTAATTCTATTACATCATATTGTAGGTGATGGCTGGTCATTACAGCCGTTAACGAGAGATTTTACAGCGGCGTATAAAGCGCGATGTCAAGGTGACAGAGTTCAGCTGGAGACACTACCAGTTCAATACGCAGATTATGCACTTTGGCAACAGCAATTGCTAGGTGATGAAACGACACAAGAGAGTCTTATTTCAACACAATTAGATTTTTGGAAAGAAGAACTTAAAGGTTTACCAGACCAAATGGAGTTACCTACAGATTTCCAGCGTCCAATTGAGACGAGTTACCGCGGGGAAACAATTCATTTTCATATAGATGAAGGTATGCATAGTAGGTTAGTAGAGCTTGCACGTAAAAATGGAGTTAGTTTGTTTATGGTATTGCAAGCAGGGCTTAGTGCACTATTTACAAGATGAGGTGCAGGCACTGATATACCAATTGGAAGTCCGATTGCTGGAAGAAGTGATGATGTACTTTCAGATATTGTTGGTTTATTTGTAAATACATTAGTGTTACGTACAAATACTTCAGGAGATCCAAGTTTTAAAGAATTATTAAATAGAGTGAAGCAGGTAAATCTTGCAGCTTATGAAAATCAAGATGTTCCATTTGAAAGGCTTGTTGAAGTATTAAATCCAGTACGTACTCGAAACAGCCATCCGTTGTTTCAAGTTATGTTAGCTTTTCAAAATACACCAGAAGCAACGTTTCATGTACCAGATTTAGAAGCGAGCCTTGAAATTCAAAGCGTTGGTTCTGCAAAATTTGATTTAACATTTGAAATTAGTGAGAGTAACGGGGTTGATGGTACTCCGAACGGTTTACATGGATTACTAGAGTTTAGTACCGATTTATATAAACGTGAAACGGTTCAAAAACTAATAGAACGATTCATTTTGTTATTAGATGATGCAACTACAAATCCAGATCAATCCATTGGCAGATTAGAAATATTAACTTTAGCAGAGAAAAATACAGTGTTAGAAAAGTGGAATGGTGGTTTTCAAATTGCACCAGAAATGACATTGCCACAATTGTTTGAAAAGCAGGCTCATATAAATCCAAATTCTATTGCTGTTGTCTTTGAAGATAAGAAATTAACTTATGAAGAGTTAAATAGAAAAGCAAATAAAATAGCTCGATTCCTAATAGCAAAAGGGATTGGTCCTGATCAACTCGTTGCTTTAGCGATGCCAAGATCATTAAACATGGTTGTAAGCTTATTAGCTGTTCTTAAAGCTGGTGCTGGATACCTTCCGTTAGATCCAGATTACCCAGCAGACCGTATTTCATTTATGCTACACGATGCGAAACCATCATGTGTTTTAACGAATTCAGAAGTGGAAATTGAATGTAATGAGGCACTAAAAGTTTTAGTTGATGATGTGAAAGTAATAGCAGAGGTTGAGAAATATAGTGAAGACAATATTGATGAAGTGGAACGAATTAAGCCATTATCTCCATCACATATTGCTTACGTTATTTATACGTCAGGGTCAACGGGCAGACCGAAAGGCGTTATGATACCTCATCAAAATGTAGTGAGACTTTTAGGAGCAACTGATCATTGGTTCCAGTTTGACGGAAACGATGTTTGGACGATGTTCCATTCATATGCTTTTGATTTCTCGGTTTGGGAAATTTGGGGACCTTTATTATACGGAGGGCGTTTAGTTGTAGTCCCACATACTGTAAGTCGCTCGCCGAAAGAATTTTTACAGCTTCTTGTTAAAGAAAAGGTTACGGTTTTAAACCAAACTCCATCAGCGTTCTACCAATTGATGCAAGCAGATCGTGAAAATGAAGAGATTGGCCAAAAATTATCTTTACGATATGTTGTTTTTGGAGGGGAAGCACTTGAGCTAAGTCGCTTAGAAGATTGGTATAGTCGACATCCTCATAACGCACCAAAGCTTATTAATATGTATGGTATTACAGAGACGACAGTACATGTTAGTTATATTGAATTAGATGAAACTATCGTCTCTTTACGGGCAAATAGTTTAATTGGGTGCAGTATACCTGACCTTAAAGTGTATGTGTTAGACAACTATTTACAACCAGTCCCACCTGGAGTAGTTGGAGAAATGTATGTTGCAGGTGCAGGACTTGCGCGTGGATATTTAGGAAGAGCAGGATTAACGGCTGAACGCTTTATCGCAGATCCATTTGGCAAGCCAGGTACAAGAATGTATCGTACAGGAGACTTAGCTCGCTGGCGTAATGATGGGACGCTAGATTATATAGGACGTGCAGATCATCAAATCAAAATTCGTGGATTCCGAATTGAATTAGGAGAAATAGAAGCAGTCATAATGAAGCACCCTAAAGCTGAGCAAGTAGCCGTTATTGTACGTGAAGATCAACCAGGGGATAAACGGTTAGTTTCTTATATCATTGCATCAAATAATGAAGCAATTGATACGAATGAAATGCGTCAGTTTGCTAGTGGTAGTTTACCAGATTATATGGTTCCATACGCTTTTGTAGTAGTAAATGAGTTACCTTTAACTCCAAACGGTAAATTAGATAGAAAGGCATTGCCAGCTCCAGCATTTATCGCATCATCTTCTAGTCGTGGTCCAAGAACACCGCAAGAAGAAATGTTATGTGACTTGTTTACAGAAGTGCTAAGTGTACCTCAAATTGGAATTGATGACGGATTCTTTGATCTTGGTGGTCATTCACTCCTTGCAGTACAGCTTATGAGCCGCATGAAAGAGGCGCTTGGAGTGGAACTAAACATTGGTACTTTATTTGCAGCACCAACTGTTGCAGGGTTAGCTGAAAGACTTGAGATGGGGAATGGTCAAAGTGCACTTGATGTGTTGCTTCCATTACGAGCAAGCGGGGATCAATTACCACTATTTTGTGTACATCCAGCAGGTGGATTAAGTTGGTGCTATGCAGGACTTATGAAATCTTTAGGAACAGATTATCCAATTTATGGTGTGCAAGCACGTGGTATTGCTAAAAATGAAGAACTTCCAAAAAGTTTAGAGGAGATGGCGGCGGATTACTTGAAACACGTTCGTGAAGTACAGCCTCATGGACCATATCGTTTATTAGGTTGGTCGCTTGGAGGAAATGTTGTGCATGCAATGGCGGCGGCAATTACAAAATGAAGGGGAAGAAGTAGAATTACTTCGTAATGCTTGACTCTTATCCTGGACACTTCTTACCGAATACGGAAGCGCCTACTGAAGAGGAAGCATTAATCGCATTACTTGCTTTAGGCGGATATGACCCAGATAACATGGATGGTAAACCACTTACAATGGAAAGTGCAGTTGAAATCCTTCGTAAAGATGGAAGTGCATTAGCAAGTCTTGAAGAAGAGACTATATTGAACTTGAAAGAAACATATGTAAATTCAGTAGGGTTGTTAGGGAAATATGTACCGAAAGTTTATAACGGAGATATCCTGTTCTTTAGATCTACTGTTATACCAGACTGGTTTGATCCTATTTCTCCAAATACGTGGCTAAATTATTTAGACGGGCAAATTGTGCAGCACGATATTGATTGTAGACATAAAGATTTATGTCAGCCAGGTCCGCTTACGGAAATTGGACAAGTATTAGCGAAATATTTGCAGAATAAGAAAGGGGTAAGTAGAGTATGACGAATCCATTTGAAAATGATAATTACACATATAAAGTATTAATAAATGAGGAGGGCCAGTATTCTCTCTGGCCTGCTTTTCTCGATGTACCTATTGGCTGGAATATCGTATATGAAGAAGCTAGTAGGCAGAGCTGCTTAGAATATGTTGAATATAACTGGAAAGATTTGAATCCAAAAAGTAATCAAGTTCGCGAAAAAACATTAGCAGGAAAACGATAATGAAAGAAAAACTAAATCCAAAAGTAGTTGTAAGTATCGTTTATATAACTGCGATGTTTATGGCTGCGATGGACGCAACGATTGTAAATGTAGCACTGCAAACGATAAGTAGAGAACTACAAGTACCTGCATCTGCAATGGGGACGGTTAATGTTGGGTATTTAGTTAGTTTAGCTGTTTTCCTTCCGATTTCTGGTTGGTTAGGAGATCGATTTGGTACGAAAAGAGTGTTTTTAATTGCTCTTTTCGTATTTACAATTGCCTCTGCTTTATGCGGAATGGCTAACGATATTACTTCATTGAATATTTTCCGTATTATTCAAGGTGCTGGTGGAGGGCTTTTAACACCAGTTGGAATGGCAATGTTATTTCGAACATTTTCACCAGAGGAAAGACCGAAGATTTCTCGGTTCATGATACTTCCAATTGCTGTAGCACCAGCAATTGGAAGTATCATCGGTGGTTTCTTTGTAGATCAAATGTCTTGGCGTTGGGCATTTTATATTAATCTACCGTTTGGAATCGTTGCATTGCTATTTGGACTTCTATTTTTAGCAGAGCATGTTGAAAAATCAGCTGGTCGCTTTGATTCGCTCGGCTTTATTTTATCAGCACCAGGATTTGCGATGCTCATATATGCGCTCAGCCAGGGACCATCAAAAGGGGGGATTTCTCCAGAAATTATGAGTACTGGGATAGCTGGGGGTGTATTCATTACATTGTTTATAATCGTAGAACTGAAAGTAAAGCAACCGATGTTAGATTTACGTTTATTAAAAGAACCAGTGTTTAGAAAGATGAGTCTTATATCATTATTTTCATCAGCTGGTTTACTAGGAATGTTATTTGTTTTTCCACTTATGTATCAAAATGTGATAGGAGTTTCCGCGCTGGAATCAGGACTTACGACATTTCCAGAGGCGATTGGATTAATGATTTCTTCACAAATTGTGCCATGGTCATATAAAAAATTAGGAGCGCGAAAGGTAATTTCTATTGGATTAATTTGTACCGTGGTTATCTTTGTTTTATTAAGTTTTGTAAATCACGATACGAATCCGTGGCAAATCCGCGCATTATTGTTTGGTATCGGTATTTTCTTAGGTCAATCTGTCGGTGCGGTTCAATTTTCTGCCTTTAACAATATCACGCCGCCTTCTATGGGGAGAGCTACTACTATATTCAATGTGCAAAATCGATTAGGTTCAGCAATAGGAGTAGCTGTTTTAGCTAGTATACTAGCTGGTTTTGGAAGTAATAACGCTCAATCCGATTTTTTACCATATCAAGCAGCATTAATTGGATCAGCAATATTTTTGCTCATAGCACTACTATTTTCTTTACGTATTTCCGATAAAGAGGTAATGTCAAAGAAGAAAGAAAAAACATTATCTGTATCAGAAAAAGAGAAAGTACTTGTCAATGAATAACAATATACGCATGCTTTCTTATGAAAATTGATATTCGTTGAATAAAGGAGAGTTTACATGATAGAAAGTAAAGTTGTAGATTCTATTCCAACTTTGAATGAGAATGATTGTCAAATATGGTGGGCAAGAATTTCGGATTTACAATCATGGCATTACAATTTACTAAATGATATAGAGCGAGAGAAAGCAAATTCGTATCATCATTCGGCAGATCGAGCTCGTTTTATAATAGGTTGCGTAATAAGTAGATTAGTTCTCGGTAAGATACTTTCTATGTCACCAGTCCAAGTACCAATTGATCGAATGTGCTCAGTATGTAAAGTGCAGCATGGAAGACCACAATTACCAGAAGGTATGCCGCAATTATCCGTTTCGCATTCAGGTGAGTGGGTTGTCGTTGCTTTTACAAAATCTGCACCTGTTGGCATAGATGTAGAACAAATGAATCCAAATGTAGATGTTATGAAAATGGCAGAAGGTGTATTAACAGACATTGAAATAGCGCAAGTTATGAAACTGCCAAATGAACAGAAAATAGAAGGATTTTTAACATATTGGACTCGAAAAGAAGCGGTGCTGAAAGCGACAGGTGAAGGACTAATGATTCCGCCAGTACATATTACAGTATCAGCTCCAAATGATCCTCCAAACTTGTTGGTTTTTAAGGATAGACAAGAGTTATTAAATAATACAATGATGGAAGATGTAAAGCCTAGTTTAGATTATAGGGCCTCTGTTGCAATATTCAGTAAGGAAGTAACTGAAATTACGCAATTAGATGCGGCAGCACTTTTAAATCTTAAATAAAAAAATTATAGAAGAGGTGTTCCTCATGTTAGTAGCGGAAAATAGAAAGAATGAATTCACTTATAACGTACAAGCAATTAAAAATATTTTATTTTCTGGAGATACATCATCCATTCATGCTTTAGAAAAGCTTTTAAATGATACAGTTCAGTTTGATGTTCTTGAACAAGAGGCACTTGGTAGACAGTACATTCCGAAAGAAGCAAAGAATTTCTTTGATAAAGATGGAACATTTCTTTACCGTGTATCTAATGTTAGTTATAAAGGCAAGGTGTTATCTGAAAATCTAATTTTTGCAGACACTTCGTTTTTACCGGACGCAATAAAGAGTGAATTAGAGAGTGGAAATATTCCTGTTGAAAAGCTTATAGAAAAGATGGAAGTAAGAAGAAATGTATTATATGAAGGATATCAGCCATCTGGAAATATTATCGAATTGTTTGATGGATGTTCTGTTACAGCGAATGTGTATCCAACTAGAAAGTATCAAATTGTAAGTAAATGCAAATGTGTATTTTATATTTGTGAAGTGTATCATGCAGAGAATATAAAGCAATTGCTTAAATAAAAACAAGAAACCAGCCTATAAAATGGCTGGTTTCTTGTTTATTTAACAGCTTCTTTTAATTCTTTACCTGCTTTAAATGCAGGAACTTTACCAGCGGCGATTTGAATTTCTTCGCCAGTTTGCGGATTACGTCCTGTACGAGCAGATCTTTCGCGCACTTCAAAAGTTCCAAAACCGATTAGTTGAACTTTATCTCCAGATTGTAATGCATTAGCAATTGTGTCAAATACGGATTGTACAGCTGCAGAAGCGTCCTTTTGAGAAATATCAGCTGATTGAGCTACGTTTTTAATTAATTCTGTTTTGTTCATGTTTTCACCTCATAAAAAAATTTTTGGAATGAATGTTTTAGTATAATAGATAGTAAAGATAAAGCTATCACTATGATTAGATAGAATACTATATAATTATGTTAATTTCGTTGCAAGAGACTGAATCCCTTCTATTATTTAGGGATTAATTAAGAATCGATGCATATAAAAAGCTTTAGTAT
This DNA window, taken from Bacillus cereus ATCC 14579, encodes the following:
- a CDS encoding isochorismatase family protein gives rise to the protein MAIPSISVYKMPIESELPKNKVNWTPDPKRAVLLIHDMQEYFLDAYSDKESPKVELISNIKMIREKCKELGIPVVYTAQPGGQTLEQRGLLQDFWGDGIPAGPDKKKIVDELTPDEDDIFLTKWRYSAFKKTNLLEILNEQGRDQLIICGIYAHIGCLLTACEAFMDGIEPFFVADAVADFSLEHHKQALEYASNRCAVTTSTNLLLKALQSVKGDESEGITIQEVHELVAQLLREPVESIDIDEDLLNRGLDSVRIMSLVEKWRREGKEITFADLAERPTVAGWYSLLSSQTAQVL
- a CDS encoding MbtH family protein, whose translation is MTNPFENDNYTYKVLINEEGQYSLWPAFLDVPIGWNIVYEEASRQSCLEYVEYNWKDLNPKSNQVREKTLAGKR
- a CDS encoding MDR family MFS transporter, yielding MKEKLNPKVVVSIVYITAMFMAAMDATIVNVALQTISRELQVPASAMGTVNVGYLVSLAVFLPISGWLGDRFGTKRVFLIALFVFTIASALCGMANDITSLNIFRIIQGAGGGLLTPVGMAMLFRTFSPEERPKISRFMILPIAVAPAIGSIIGGFFVDQMSWRWAFYINLPFGIVALLFGLLFLAEHVEKSAGRFDSLGFILSAPGFAMLIYALSQGPSKGGISPEIMSTGIAGGVFITLFIIVELKVKQPMLDLRLLKEPVFRKMSLISLFSSAGLLGMLFVFPLMYQNVIGVSALESGLTTFPEAIGLMISSQIVPWSYKKLGARKVISIGLICTVVIFVLLSFVNHDTNPWQIRALLFGIGIFLGQSVGAVQFSAFNNITPPSMGRATTIFNVQNRLGSAIGVAVLASILAGFGSNNAQSDFLPYQAALIGSAIFLLIALLFSLRISDKEVMSKKKEKTLSVSEKEKVLVNE
- the sfp gene encoding 4'-phosphopantetheinyl transferase Sfp, whose amino-acid sequence is MIESKVVDSIPTLNENDCQIWWARISDLQSWHYNLLNDIEREKANSYHHSADRARFIIGCVISRLVLGKILSMSPVQVPIDRMCSVCKVQHGRPQLPEGMPQLSVSHSGEWVVVAFTKSAPVGIDVEQMNPNVDVMKMAEGVLTDIEIAQVMKLPNEQKIEGFLTYWTRKEAVLKATGEGLMIPPVHITVSAPNDPPNLLVFKDRQELLNNTMMEDVKPSLDYRASVAIFSKEVTEITQLDAAALLNLK
- a CDS encoding HU family DNA-binding protein, with the translated sequence MNKTELIKNVAQSADISQKDASAAVQSVFDTIANALQSGDKVQLIGFGTFEVRERSARTGRNPQTGEEIQIAAGKVPAFKAGKELKEAVK